A portion of the Pyxidicoccus xibeiensis genome contains these proteins:
- a CDS encoding histidine phosphatase family protein: protein MKTRGPQLVLVRHGETEWSRSGQHTGRSDIPLLEDGRKMAELLASPLKEWRFAEVWTSPLSRAAETCALAGYGGVAKQRPDLMEWNYGDYEGRTGDDIRASRPGWALWKDGAPNGETAAEVGARVDRVIADVRVVKGDVLLFAHGHLLRVLAARWLGLPPDNGRLFMLGTASISVLSLDGDGTQPVIVTWNDTTHLRG from the coding sequence ATGAAGACTCGGGGTCCCCAGTTGGTGCTCGTCCGTCACGGTGAGACGGAGTGGAGTCGGAGCGGTCAGCACACGGGCCGCTCGGACATTCCACTGCTGGAGGACGGGCGGAAGATGGCCGAGCTGCTCGCGTCACCGCTGAAGGAGTGGCGCTTCGCCGAGGTGTGGACGAGCCCGCTGAGCCGCGCAGCCGAGACCTGCGCGCTGGCCGGCTACGGCGGCGTGGCGAAGCAGCGGCCCGACCTCATGGAGTGGAACTACGGCGACTACGAGGGCCGCACCGGGGACGACATCCGCGCGAGCCGCCCAGGCTGGGCGCTGTGGAAGGACGGGGCGCCGAACGGCGAGACGGCGGCGGAGGTGGGCGCCCGGGTGGACCGCGTCATCGCGGACGTCCGGGTGGTGAAGGGAGACGTGCTCCTCTTCGCCCACGGCCACCTGCTGCGCGTGCTGGCGGCACGCTGGCTGGGGCTGCCTCCCGACAACGGGCGGCTGTTCATGCTGGGCACCGCGTCCATCAGCGTCCTCAGCCTCGACGGTGACGGCACGCAGCCCGTCATCGTCACCTGGAACGACACCACGCACCTGCGCGGCTGA
- a CDS encoding GMC oxidoreductase → MDHVFFLTEEAWKEVREFERFDYIIVGSGPCGLAFAERAYKHDPNTRILMIERGPFFLPEHFQNLPLPYQQVLGGLTETFPWTLSARTAGQPPGNIGFQHGMVPFFGGRSIMWSSWCPRPTREEMAFWPEEIIREAEERFADAERLLNVIPADQIDTDLDAAVLEKTSKLRPIYGVMQKKLQAMLAANLGRIPSATRSMAAPIAVGAGLQENLDFAKFSTPAPLLDLASRQAALSVAGTGQELRIVTDCTVTRIRQQDGVATALETSRGVVNLGTAKLVLAMGTLPPTTLLLNSFPQLKKAGSRFTAHFITSVVARVPRKDYPFADKLAEMELAAIYMAGTNASSGMQYHVQLSVLSDKEPAKNAQRAARYMPDVVATASPAQLASSKDYLVFVCAVLGELDFRNRDNWLRPNGEEDPTTNVLLQVLANDTDRATWDTMDEGTFQMMEQALSPQGAGRVEYWHGAPNQGTWTRERPAVAERRVPGLVHEGSTLWIGKDDEAVVDLDYRPRGVANVYVTGGALWPAGGSWNPTMTMVALAQHLADKLGGPSAKAAQETASATTTRLPVARLR, encoded by the coding sequence ATGGACCACGTGTTCTTCCTCACGGAGGAGGCCTGGAAGGAGGTTCGTGAGTTCGAGCGGTTCGACTACATCATCGTCGGCAGCGGCCCCTGTGGGCTGGCCTTCGCCGAGCGGGCCTACAAGCACGACCCCAACACCCGCATCCTGATGATCGAGCGGGGACCCTTCTTCCTCCCGGAACACTTCCAGAACCTGCCGCTCCCCTACCAGCAGGTCCTGGGAGGGCTGACCGAGACCTTCCCCTGGACGCTGTCGGCCCGGACCGCCGGTCAGCCGCCAGGGAATATCGGCTTCCAGCATGGAATGGTGCCGTTCTTCGGCGGCCGCAGCATCATGTGGAGCAGCTGGTGCCCGCGCCCCACGCGGGAGGAGATGGCGTTCTGGCCCGAGGAGATCATCCGCGAGGCAGAGGAGCGCTTCGCCGACGCCGAGCGGCTGCTCAACGTCATCCCCGCGGACCAGATAGACACAGACCTCGACGCGGCGGTGCTGGAGAAGACCTCCAAGCTCCGGCCCATCTACGGCGTCATGCAGAAGAAGCTGCAGGCCATGCTGGCCGCCAATCTGGGGCGCATCCCCTCGGCGACCCGGTCCATGGCCGCGCCCATCGCCGTGGGCGCCGGCCTCCAGGAGAACCTCGACTTCGCGAAGTTCTCCACGCCCGCGCCGCTGCTCGACCTGGCCAGCCGCCAGGCGGCGCTGAGTGTGGCCGGCACCGGCCAGGAGCTGAGAATCGTGACGGACTGCACGGTCACCCGCATCCGGCAGCAGGACGGAGTGGCGACGGCGCTCGAGACGTCACGCGGCGTGGTCAACCTGGGCACCGCGAAGCTGGTGCTCGCCATGGGGACGCTGCCGCCAACGACGCTGCTGCTGAACTCGTTCCCGCAGCTCAAGAAGGCGGGCTCCCGCTTCACGGCGCACTTCATCACCTCCGTGGTGGCCCGGGTTCCGAGGAAGGACTACCCGTTCGCCGACAAGCTGGCGGAGATGGAGCTGGCCGCCATCTACATGGCCGGGACGAATGCCAGTAGCGGGATGCAGTACCACGTCCAGCTCTCGGTGCTCTCGGACAAGGAGCCCGCGAAGAACGCGCAGCGGGCGGCCCGGTACATGCCCGACGTGGTGGCGACGGCCTCGCCCGCACAGCTCGCCAGCTCCAAGGACTACCTCGTCTTCGTCTGCGCGGTGCTGGGCGAGCTGGACTTCCGCAACCGCGACAACTGGCTGCGGCCGAACGGGGAGGAGGACCCGACGACGAACGTGCTGCTGCAGGTCCTGGCCAACGACACGGACCGCGCGACCTGGGACACCATGGACGAGGGGACGTTCCAGATGATGGAGCAGGCCCTGTCCCCCCAGGGCGCTGGCCGGGTGGAGTACTGGCATGGAGCGCCCAACCAGGGCACGTGGACCCGGGAGCGTCCGGCCGTCGCGGAGCGACGCGTCCCGGGCCTGGTGCACGAGGGGTCGACCCTGTGGATTGGCAAGGACGACGAGGCGGTGGTCGACCTGGACTACCGGCCTCGCGGGGTCGCCAACGTCTACGTCACGGGCGGAGCCCTCTGGCCCGCGGGAGGCTCCTGGAACCCCACCATGACCATGGTGGCCCTGGCCCAGCACCTCGCAGACAAGCTCGGCGGGCCGTCGGCCAAGGCAGCCCAGGAGACCGCCTCGGCCACCACGACCCGGCTGCCCGTAGCGCGCCTGCGCTAG
- a CDS encoding ligase-associated DNA damage response exonuclease — MSASYPFQERPPLITVTPQGLYCAPGDFHIDSWRPVERALITHAHGDHARGGSRRYLGARAGKGLLHRRLGADSVIDTLEYGERLAINDVTVSFHPAGHVLGSAQIRIEHKGEVWVVSGDYKRAPDPTCAPFEVVRCNTFITEATFGLPIYRWDDTPLVAEDILRWWDANRAVGRAVVLFCYALGKAQRILAELARLTDRPTFVHGALNSLVECYREAGVKLLPTQLVSEVEKGTSFAGAMVLAPPSAGGSTWMRRFGEYETGFASGWMRVRGNRRRRGFDRGFVLSDHADWPDLLRTVADTRAERVLVTHGYTDPLAHYLREQGVDAAPLATPFEGEAED, encoded by the coding sequence TTGAGCGCCTCCTATCCCTTTCAGGAAAGACCGCCGCTCATCACGGTGACGCCCCAGGGGCTCTACTGCGCTCCCGGGGACTTCCACATCGACTCTTGGCGTCCGGTGGAGCGGGCCCTCATCACCCACGCTCATGGAGACCATGCGCGGGGCGGCAGCCGTCGCTACCTGGGCGCCCGGGCAGGCAAGGGGTTGCTGCACCGCCGCCTGGGCGCGGACTCCGTCATCGACACGCTGGAGTACGGCGAGCGGCTGGCCATCAACGACGTCACCGTCAGCTTCCATCCCGCGGGCCACGTGCTGGGCAGCGCGCAGATTCGCATCGAGCACAAGGGCGAGGTGTGGGTCGTCTCCGGTGACTACAAGCGGGCCCCGGACCCCACGTGCGCGCCCTTCGAGGTGGTGCGCTGCAACACCTTCATCACCGAGGCCACGTTCGGCCTGCCCATCTACCGCTGGGACGACACACCCCTGGTGGCGGAGGACATCCTGCGCTGGTGGGACGCCAACCGCGCGGTGGGACGGGCGGTGGTGTTGTTCTGCTACGCGCTGGGCAAGGCGCAGCGCATCCTCGCGGAGCTGGCGCGGCTGACGGACCGGCCCACCTTCGTCCACGGGGCGCTGAACAGCCTGGTGGAGTGCTACCGCGAAGCGGGCGTGAAGCTGCTGCCCACGCAGCTGGTGTCGGAGGTGGAGAAGGGCACGTCGTTCGCGGGAGCCATGGTGCTGGCGCCGCCCAGCGCGGGCGGCTCCACGTGGATGCGCCGCTTCGGCGAGTACGAGACGGGCTTCGCGTCCGGGTGGATGCGGGTGCGCGGCAACCGGCGGCGGCGCGGGTTCGACCGGGGCTTCGTGCTGTCGGACCACGCGGACTGGCCGGACCTGCTGCGCACGGTGGCGGACACGCGCGCGGAGCGGGTGCTGGTGACGCACGGCTACACCGACCCGCTGGCGCACTACCTGCGCGAGCAGGGCGTGGACGCCGCCCCCCTGGCAACGCCCTTCGAGGGCGAGGCGGAGGACTGA
- a CDS encoding anthranilate synthase component II — MILVIDNYDSFTFNLVQLLYTLGAEVKVVRNDDLDAAGVAATGASHLVISPGPCTPHEAGVSVAAISQSRVPVLGVCLGHQSIGAAFGGKVIRAPEPVHGKAAHIQHGHTGVFTGVSQGFQAARYHSLVVEASTLPEQLEPTAWSQDGLIMALRHRTKPVVGFQFHPESVLTPEGPKLVRNFLDGRL; from the coding sequence GTGATTCTCGTCATCGACAACTACGACTCGTTCACCTTCAACCTGGTGCAGTTGCTGTACACGCTGGGTGCCGAGGTGAAGGTGGTGCGCAACGACGACCTGGACGCCGCGGGTGTGGCGGCGACGGGCGCGTCCCACCTGGTGATTTCCCCGGGCCCGTGCACGCCGCACGAGGCCGGGGTCAGCGTGGCGGCCATCTCCCAGTCCCGCGTGCCGGTGCTGGGCGTGTGCCTGGGACACCAGTCCATCGGCGCGGCCTTCGGCGGCAAGGTGATTCGCGCGCCGGAGCCGGTGCACGGCAAGGCGGCCCACATCCAGCACGGGCACACGGGCGTCTTCACCGGGGTGAGCCAGGGCTTCCAGGCCGCGCGCTACCACTCGCTGGTGGTGGAGGCGTCCACGCTGCCCGAGCAGTTGGAGCCCACCGCGTGGAGCCAGGACGGCCTCATCATGGCGCTGCGCCACCGCACCAAGCCCGTGGTGGGCTTCCAGTTCCACCCGGAGAGCGTGCTCACCCCCGAGGGACCGAAGCTGGTGCGCAACTTCCTCGACGGGCGGCTGTAG
- a CDS encoding anthranilate synthase component I family protein, giving the protein MDAQERKAAYRQLAEKGQAVPVSVELPADLDTPLSAYLKLGGGSRGFILESCYGGERFGRYSHVGTQPAGRVRLDRTGATLWRGEREERRDGKPLDVLRTLWRELAVARLPGEAPFLGGLVGYMGYNCFSWLEPTVPDRHPHDISFPDSEWLVCEDYVTHDSRTGTLQATAIARPSLHGSVSAALKDAEARAQAMADKLLKPLPPEAYAPAPRMRGDAAPVACWDRAGYEAAVERAREYIRAGDIFQVVLARRFEARGAPPPLSLYRALRRVNPSPYLFLVELGEARALVGASPELLVQVRDGDVVVRPIAGTRRRGATEAEDLALEKELLADEKELAEHIMLVDLGRNDVGRVAAPGTVRVEDMKVIERYSHVMHIVSQVRGKLDSKYDALDALASTFPAGTVSGAPKIRAMQIIDELEVQRRGPYSGAVGYLSFCGTLDVAIALRTFFVDGDRTMWTAGAGLVADSVPSKEADETEAKAGAMAAALRLAREGGGR; this is encoded by the coding sequence ATGGATGCACAGGAGCGGAAGGCGGCCTACCGCCAGCTCGCGGAGAAGGGCCAGGCGGTGCCGGTGTCGGTGGAGCTGCCGGCGGACCTGGACACGCCGCTGTCGGCGTACCTGAAGCTGGGCGGAGGCTCGCGCGGCTTCATCCTCGAGTCCTGCTACGGCGGCGAGCGCTTCGGGCGCTACAGCCACGTGGGGACGCAGCCGGCGGGTCGCGTGCGGCTGGACCGCACCGGCGCCACCTTGTGGCGTGGCGAGCGCGAGGAGCGCCGCGACGGCAAGCCGCTGGACGTGCTGCGCACGCTGTGGCGCGAGCTGGCCGTGGCCCGGCTGCCCGGCGAGGCCCCGTTCCTGGGCGGGCTGGTCGGCTACATGGGCTACAACTGCTTCTCGTGGCTGGAGCCCACCGTGCCGGACCGGCACCCGCACGACATCTCCTTCCCCGACTCGGAGTGGCTGGTCTGCGAGGACTACGTCACCCACGACTCGCGCACGGGGACGTTGCAGGCCACCGCCATTGCCCGGCCCTCGCTGCACGGCAGCGTGAGCGCCGCGCTGAAGGACGCCGAGGCGCGTGCCCAGGCCATGGCCGACAAGCTGCTCAAGCCGCTGCCTCCGGAGGCGTACGCGCCTGCCCCGCGCATGCGCGGCGACGCGGCCCCGGTGGCGTGCTGGGACCGCGCCGGCTACGAGGCCGCGGTGGAGCGGGCGCGCGAGTACATCCGCGCTGGCGACATCTTCCAGGTGGTGCTGGCCCGGCGCTTCGAGGCGCGTGGCGCGCCGCCGCCGCTGTCGCTCTACCGGGCGCTGCGGCGGGTGAACCCGTCGCCGTACCTCTTCCTGGTGGAGCTGGGCGAGGCGCGCGCGCTGGTGGGGGCGTCGCCGGAGCTGCTGGTGCAGGTGCGCGACGGGGACGTGGTGGTGCGGCCCATCGCCGGCACGCGCCGCCGGGGCGCCACCGAGGCCGAGGACCTGGCGCTGGAGAAGGAGCTGCTCGCGGACGAGAAGGAGCTCGCCGAGCACATCATGCTGGTGGACCTGGGGCGCAACGACGTGGGCCGCGTGGCGGCGCCGGGCACGGTGCGCGTCGAGGACATGAAGGTCATCGAGCGCTACAGCCACGTGATGCACATCGTGTCGCAGGTGCGCGGGAAGCTCGACTCGAAGTACGACGCGCTGGACGCGCTGGCCAGCACGTTCCCCGCGGGCACGGTGTCCGGCGCTCCCAAGATTCGGGCCATGCAGATCATCGACGAGCTGGAGGTGCAGCGGCGCGGGCCGTACTCCGGCGCGGTGGGCTACCTGTCCTTCTGCGGCACGCTGGACGTGGCGATTGCCCTGCGGACCTTCTTCGTCGACGGAGACCGGACGATGTGGACCGCGGGCGCCGGGCTGGTGGCGGACTCGGTGCCGTCCAAGGAAGCCGACGAGACGGAGGCCAAGGCGGGCGCCATGGCCGCCGCGCTGCGGCTGGCTCGCGAGGGAGGTGGCCGGTGA
- a CDS encoding SH3 domain-containing protein, with protein sequence MTPTLLLSLVLTQTPAPSLHYTAPQVEAGAQRPLEGYDFTVFEPSGKKADLYVGVDEANLRKTASADAEVVTTLPLGAALRVLERGKERLKVGEYVNHWYSVEYLDTKGTPAGADDEVFKGWLFGNTLTPFRFEADFDGDGEQEVATVVMSNDFKIRVRVLEPSVKPPRRVSSVDANPAGGAYLSVDGGPVVAKLVPSKTAGLALVQLDSTPEACGDFNTTYVSYTVSGNKKGVLGKAKVALTLGGLSDSPSFSEYKVSFQPKQKGLTVVRTNTGEDDSGKEQKTTERTKYQLKDGVFTEVTPAGAASAETKP encoded by the coding sequence ATGACGCCCACGCTGCTGCTGTCGCTGGTCCTGACCCAGACGCCTGCACCCTCGCTCCACTACACGGCCCCGCAGGTCGAGGCGGGAGCGCAGCGTCCCCTGGAGGGTTACGACTTCACGGTGTTCGAGCCGTCCGGGAAGAAGGCCGACCTCTACGTGGGCGTGGATGAGGCGAACCTGCGCAAGACCGCCTCGGCGGATGCGGAGGTCGTCACCACGCTGCCGCTGGGCGCTGCCCTGCGCGTCCTGGAGCGCGGCAAGGAGCGCCTGAAGGTGGGCGAGTACGTCAACCACTGGTACTCGGTGGAGTACCTGGACACCAAGGGCACGCCGGCCGGCGCGGATGACGAGGTGTTCAAGGGCTGGCTCTTCGGCAACACGCTCACGCCCTTCCGCTTCGAGGCGGACTTCGACGGCGACGGCGAGCAGGAGGTTGCCACGGTGGTGATGAGCAACGACTTCAAGATTCGCGTCCGCGTGCTGGAGCCGAGCGTGAAGCCTCCCCGCCGCGTCAGCAGCGTGGACGCCAATCCCGCTGGCGGGGCCTACCTCAGCGTGGACGGCGGGCCCGTCGTCGCGAAGCTCGTCCCCTCGAAGACGGCGGGTCTGGCGCTGGTGCAGCTGGACTCCACGCCCGAGGCGTGCGGCGACTTCAACACCACGTACGTGAGCTACACGGTGTCGGGCAACAAGAAGGGCGTGCTCGGCAAGGCGAAGGTGGCCCTGACGCTGGGCGGCCTGTCGGACTCGCCCAGCTTCTCGGAGTACAAGGTCTCCTTCCAGCCGAAGCAGAAGGGGCTCACGGTGGTGCGGACCAACACCGGTGAGGACGACTCCGGCAAGGAACAGAAGACGACGGAGCGCACGAAGTACCAGCTCAAGGATGGTGTCTTCACCGAGGTCACGCCCGCGGGCGCGGCCTCGGCGGAGACGAAGCCCTAG